The genome window GAACCAGGTTTAATTTACATGCACGCTTTGCAAGCCAAGATCCTCGACCCTCGCATCGGCAACGAATTCCCGCTGCCGGCCTACGCCACACCGGGCTCCGCCGGCCTGGACCTACGCGCCATGCTCAAGCAGGACACGGTCCTTGAGCCGGGCCAGACCCTCCTCATTCCTACTGGCCTGTCGATCTATGTCGGCGACCCTGGCCTGGCGGCGCTGATCCTGCCGCGCTCCGGCCTGGGCCACAAACACGGCATCGTGCTGGGCAACCTCGTGGGCCTGATCGATTCGGATTACCAGGGCGAGCTGATGGTGTCGTGCTGGAACCGTGGCAACACCGCGTTCAACATCGCCGTTGGCGAGCGCATCGCCCAGTTGGTGCTGGTGCCGGTGGTACAGGCGCACTTCGAACTGGTACAGGAGTTCGACGAAACTCAACGCGGCGCAGGTGGTTTTGGGCATTCCGGCAGCCACTGACTAAGCTGAATCTTGCCGGGCGCAGTTGTCCGGCAAGACGTCACCGCATGGCTATTCAGGATGAAGAATGCGCGGTTTTATTCAGCGAGATTTTTCTAATAAAATCAATGAATTACGCAAAAACGCAAACGGAGCCAGTACTCCGATGGCACTTTTACACCACGAACTCTCTGCCGAAAACGCCGTCTTACCCTTCAGTTTGAGCCTGCCGGTCAGCCACTTTAAGGCCAGCCTTGCCCCCCTTCAGATGGAGTTCCCCCCCCGCGATGAGTACCGCAGCCCGAGTAGCCCCGACATTCCCCGACAGCATCTTTCGCGCCTACGACATTCGTGGTGTGGTGCCCAAGACCCTGACCGCCGAAACCGCCTATTGGATCGGTCGGGCCATTGGCTCCCAGAGCCTGGCCCAGGGCGAGCCCAATGTTTCGGTAGGCCGTGACGGCCGCTTGTCCGGCCCGGAACTGGTGGAACAACTGATCCAGGGCCTGGCCGACAGCGGCTGCCACGTCAGCGACGTCGGCCTGGTGCCGACGCCTGCGCTGTACTACGCCGCCAACGTACTGGCCGGCAAATCCGGGGTGATGCTCACCGGCAGCCATAACCCGTCGGACTACAACGGCTTCAAGATCGTCATCGCCGGCGATACCCTGGCCAACGAACAGATCCAGGCCCTGCACAACCGCCTGAAGAACAACGACCTGACCAGCGGTAAAGGCAGCATTACCCAAGTCGACATTCTTCAACGCTACTCCGACCAAATCACCGGCGACGTCAAACTCGCACGCCGCCTCAAAGTGGTGGTGGACTGTGGCAACGGCGCGGCCGGCGTGATCGCCCCGCAGCTGCTCGAAGCCCTGAACTGCGAAATTATCCCGCTGTTCTGCGACGTTGACGGCAACTTCCCCAACCACCACCCGGACCCGGGCAAACCTGAAAACCTGATAGACCTGATCGCCAAGGTCAAGGAAACCGGCGCCGACGTGGGCCTGGCGTTCGACGGTGACGGTGATCGCGTCGGCGTGGTGACCAACACCGGCGAGAATGTGTTCGCAGACCGCTTGCTGATGCTGTTCGCCCGAGACGTGGTAGCGCGCAATCCCAATGCTGAAATCATCTTCGACGTAAAATGCACCCGCCGTCTCACGCCGCTGATCAAGGAATACGGCGGTCGCCCACTCATGTGGAAGACCGGTCACTCGTTGATCAAAAAGAAAATGAAGGAAACCGGCGCGCTGTTGGCTGGCGAGATGAGCGGCCATGTGTTCTTCAAGGAGCGCTGGTTCGGGTTTGACGACGGCATTTACAGCGCCGCCCGTCTGCTGGAGATCCTCAGCAAGGAAAAATCCACGGCGCAGGAGCTGTTTCAGACCTTCCCGAATGATATTTCTACGCCAGAGATCAATATCCATGTGACCGAGGAGAGCAAATTCAGCATCATTGACGCACTGCACGATGCGCAATGGGGTGAAGGCGCCAACCTGACCACCATTGATGGTGTGCGAGTCGATTACGCCAAAGGCTGGGGCCTGGTTCGCGCGTCCAACACCACACCGGTGCTGGTCCTGCGCTTCGAGGCGGATACCGAGGCTGAGTTGCAGCGCATCAAGGACGTGTTCCACGCCCAGTTGAAACGTGTTGCCCCTGATCTCCAATTACCGTTCTGATTTTTTACCGGAGCCCTGAATGACCCTCGAACGCGAAGCCGCTGCCAATACCGCCAAGGTCCTGTCCGAAGCGTTGCCTTACATTCGACGCTACGTCGGCAAGACGCTGGTGATCAAGTACGGCGGCAATGCCATGGAAAGCGAGGAGCTGAAAACCGGCTTTGCCCGCGACATCGTGTTGATGAAAGCTGTCGGGATCAACCCGGTAGTTGTGCACGGTGGCGGCCCGCAAATCGGCGATTTGCTCAAGCGCTTGTCGATCGAGAGTCACTTCATCGATGGCATGCGCGTTACTGACGCGCAGACCATGGACGTGGTGGAGATGGTCCTCGGCGGCCAGGTGAACAAGGACATCGTCAACCTGATCAACCGTCATGGCGGCAGCGCCATCGGCCTGACCGGCAAAGACGCGGAGCTGATTCGCGCGAAAAAACTGACCGTTACCCGTCAGACGCCGGAAATGACCCAGCCGGAAATCATCGACATCGGCCAGGTAGGCGAAGTCATCGGCATCAACACCGACCTGCTGAACTTGCTGGTCAAAGGCGACTTCATTCCGGTGATCGCGCCGATCGGTGTAGGTGCCAACGGTGAGTCCTACAACATCAACGCCGACCTGGTCGCCGGTAAAGTGGCCGAAGCGCTGAAAGCTGAAAAGCTGATGCTGCTGACCAACATCGCCGGCCTGATGGACAAGGAAGGCAAGGTGTTGACCGGCCTGACGACCCAGCAGGTGGACGAGCTGATCGCCG of Pseudomonas fluorescens contains these proteins:
- the argB gene encoding acetylglutamate kinase, translated to MTLEREAAANTAKVLSEALPYIRRYVGKTLVIKYGGNAMESEELKTGFARDIVLMKAVGINPVVVHGGGPQIGDLLKRLSIESHFIDGMRVTDAQTMDVVEMVLGGQVNKDIVNLINRHGGSAIGLTGKDAELIRAKKLTVTRQTPEMTQPEIIDIGQVGEVIGINTDLLNLLVKGDFIPVIAPIGVGANGESYNINADLVAGKVAEALKAEKLMLLTNIAGLMDKEGKVLTGLTTQQVDELIADGTIYGGMLPKIRCALEAVQGGVGSSLILDGRVPNAILLEIFTDTGVGTLISNRKRP
- the dut gene encoding dUTP diphosphatase — encoded protein: MHALQAKILDPRIGNEFPLPAYATPGSAGLDLRAMLKQDTVLEPGQTLLIPTGLSIYVGDPGLAALILPRSGLGHKHGIVLGNLVGLIDSDYQGELMVSCWNRGNTAFNIAVGERIAQLVLVPVVQAHFELVQEFDETQRGAGGFGHSGSH